The genomic interval CTAGAGAACGAGGCCATTCCCCTGCTGGTGGAATTGGCAGCCGATAAGCACAAGCCAGATTTGGTTCAGATGTATGCCTGGCAGGCGATTGGGCAGATTGGTACGATTCAAGCGGTTGATGTTTTAATTTCCCACTTGATGACTGCCTGGGGAACCAGCCGCCGCAACATTCTCCGAATTCTGTTAGAGATGCCTGGGGAAACAGGAATCGAAAGCGTTTTAGAGCGTCTTGGCAGAAGTGGGATTGAGCGGTTGATTGATCAGGAAATTCTGTTTATGGGGCAGCTTTACGCAGCATTGCTGGATATTCTCCCTGGACAAGTGCCAGGGCGAGAGGCAGATTTGTTGCGGCGGGCTATGCGCGATATGCAGACGGATGCGGAGGAACGTTTATTTTCCCTGATGAAATTCCTTTATCCCATTAGTGCCATCAAAGCAGCCTCATTCAATCTACAATCCAACTCTCCCAGCAATCGGGCACGGGGATTGGAGATTCTCGACAATACCCTCGATATTCCCAGTAAGCGAGCTTTGCTCAGCCTGCTGGATCAACGCCCCGATCGGGATAAGGTGCAGAGTTTGTCTGATTTGATGACTTACGAACGAATGACACCCAGCGATCGCCTGCGTCGGTTGCTGGATCTCCGTCACTTTCAGTCTGATTGGGCACTGGCTTGCTGCTTTCATCTGGCACGTCAGGCACGCTGGAGTTTGACCGCCGACCAAACCCTATCCTGTTTGCGCCATCCCAGAGGCTTTGTGCGAGAAGCTGTACTGGGATATTTGAAAATGGCATCTCCCCGTGCCCTGGTGCGTTTATTGCCCATGCTCAAGAATGATCCAGACCCGCTGGTGGCAGACCAGGTGAAACAAATTATCCAGGAGTTTGCAAAAAAAACTTCATCAACTACTCAGCAACCCGCAAAACGGGGCAATAATAATGTGATTAATTTTCCAAATACTCCCGGATTTGAGACGATTTAGTAAGGGTAATTGGGTTTCTGTGGGAACTATCAGTAAGTAAAGGGTGTATTATCTAGCCGAACCTGGGGGTTTGCTCAGGATGTCCGAAATCAAGTTATGTTAACGAGCGTCGATCGATTGATCTTTGTCCGGGGAGTCCCCATCTTTAGAGAGCTGCGGGACGACTTCCTGGTGCGGTTGGCGTCCATTATGGATGAGTTGTCGTTTCCAGCAAACCACACGATCTTTACCGAAGGGCAGGAGGGACGATCGCTCTACATCGTCGTTTCCGGTCGGGTACGCGTCCATATTGGCAGTCCAGGAAATTGTCCAACTTGAGCAGGGCACCTGCTTTGGCGAAATGTCTTTGTTTGATGCGGAACCCCGCTCCGCTTCAGTTACCACCCTGGAAACCTGCGAATGTCTGATGCTGACCCAACAGCAGTTGTACGAAGCGATCGACGAAACCCCCGGTATTGCTGTTAATATCATCCGGCTTCTGTCTCGCCGCATCCGCGAACTAAACCAGAAAATAAACCTGGTTAAGGGAGAAACCCTGAAGCCTACCCCTCCGACCCAACCCTCTTCCCAATCCTCTTCTCCGCCCCCTCCCCAATCTCCTCCTCCTCCCATATACCGGCCTGCGAAGCTGCGGTAAGGGGAGGCGTGGTGGGTCAGGGGGAAGGGGAAAAGGGGAAAGGGGAGAAAGGGGAAGGGGGAGATGAAATAGACTATATTTAGAGACCTGTTCTACTGCGATCGAAAAGAGGATCAAGAATTCTTCTCTTCCCTACCGTTTCTGTTCCATTCCCCTCTTACCCCTCATTCCTTCCGAACTAATGACCAAGCCTACCCGCTTTGGAGTCATCGTATTCCCTGGTTCCAACTGCGACCGAGATGTTGCCTACGTCACTCAGACCTTGCTGAACCAGCCCACCCGGATGGTCTGGCACGAGGACAGTGACCTGTCCGATCTCGATGTTGTTGTGATTCCAGGTGGATTTAGCTATGGAGATTATTTGCGCTGTGGCGCGATCGCCCGCTTTTCTCCAGCAATGCAGTCTACCCTTGACCATGCCAAACAGGGAAAATATGTATTGGGCATCTGCAATGGGT from Kovacikia minuta CCNUW1 carries:
- a CDS encoding Crp/Fnr family transcriptional regulator, with product MAVQEIVQLEQGTCFGEMSLFDAEPRSASVTTLETCECLMLTQQQLYEAIDETPGIAVNIIRLLSRRIRELNQKINLVKGETLKPTPPTQPSSQSSSPPPPQSPPPPIYRPAKLR
- a CDS encoding cyclic nucleotide-binding domain-containing protein, producing MLTSVDRLIFVRGVPIFRELRDDFLVRLASIMDELSFPANHTIFTEGQEGRSLYIVVSGRVRVHIGSPGNCPT